GAGATCACTGCAGACGAGCGCAAAGGGATGCGTGCTGTTCTGGGACAGCGTGCTGGTCAGTTCGATTATCAAGCGATGACAGAAGCACGTAAGAGTGCAGCTGAGATTGAAAAGCTTTGATAGTCACGGGTAAATGATGACACAAAGGCTGCTTATGCAGCCTTTTTTATTGTCTGGATTTAGGTTCGCAGTGAATTTTAAGACTACACTGAATAATCACTATGGCCACTTGAGTAGTAATAGTTAATGTCATCTTGTCGAATTCCCCGGTTTAAGCTTTAACATTGCCATGAAGCTGTAAGGCTTAGAGCGCTTCGTTAACTCCATATTCTGGTGTCTCATATGGCGGTGTTAGGTCGTGGATCAATGGAGGCACACCATGCAATCAAAGGTATACGAAGCACAGAAACCCCTTAAGGAGCAATATCAGCGGCACCCAGATTTAGCTATGGTTATTGATCATGCTAGGACATCGGGTGAGGTTGCCTCGGATCCTTTTCATTCCAGAGTTGATCCTATGGATGGTTGCGGCGTCTCAGTGCCCGTTGGGGTCCATGCGGCAGTCGGAGGTCAGCATGATGCTCCAACGCCAGGGGATCTGTTATGTGCCGCGCTTGCGGCTTGTCAGGATTCAGCTATTCGTATGGTGGCAAACTTGATGGAGATAGAACTTCTTGAATTAGAGGTTCGAGTTACTGCTACAGCAGATGTTAGAGGGGCTTTGGCGATGGATAGAGCGGTCCCGGTTGGGTTTCAGGCTATGACTTGTGAGGTGAAGATGAAAGTGAAGGAGGGCACTCCATTAAAGCAGCTAGAGAGACTCCAGGTTGCTGCAAAAGAGTGTTGTGTTGTTCAGCAAACGTTAAAATCCCCACCGCCTGTTACCACCACTTTCATGTAGAAAACGGGCGAGGAGTAAACAGAGACAGCACTGCTCGGTCCTGTCGTGAGTGATGTGCAGCCGCACGTTGTTCGAGGGTTGCATGACAGGGTACTAAATCAACATCACAGTGGTAAGGCTTCATTGTTTTCAGCCAATAACCGACCGATACAGCTACCGACTTGCAGATCACTCATGTGGCCAAAATGATTCAATCGCAGATATCCCTGTTTATCCAGCATGATTAGTGTTGGTGTCCCCCTCATCTGATAAAGAGCCATTGTTGTTGGAATAGAACTGGGTTCAGATGGTCTGTCTATGGCGATGGGAAAGCGGATTCCATACTCACCAATAAATACGCTTAATGCCTCTTTGGTCATCACTTTATGGTGCTCAAAAACGCTGTGCAGCCCGATCACT
The genomic region above belongs to Amphritea japonica ATCC BAA-1530 and contains:
- a CDS encoding OsmC family protein — translated: MQSKVYEAQKPLKEQYQRHPDLAMVIDHARTSGEVASDPFHSRVDPMDGCGVSVPVGVHAAVGGQHDAPTPGDLLCAALAACQDSAIRMVANLMEIELLELEVRVTATADVRGALAMDRAVPVGFQAMTCEVKMKVKEGTPLKQLERLQVAAKECCVVQQTLKSPPPVTTTFM
- a CDS encoding peroxiredoxin family protein; translated protein: MTQTEQEGMAPALEISAWINTTPLILSELRGKVVIIHAFQMLCPGCVTHGIPQASAIHELYKNEDVQVIGLHSVFEHHKVMTKEALSVFIGEYGIRFPIAIDRPSEPSSIPTTMALYQMRGTPTLIMLDKQGYLRLNHFGHMSDLQVGSCIGRLLAENNEALPL